From the genome of Elusimicrobiaceae bacterium, one region includes:
- a CDS encoding prepilin-type N-terminal cleavage/methylation domain-containing protein: MKNKKAFTLIELLVVVLIIGVLSAIALPQYEKAVEKARMAEAFILLRAIRDAQIRYYLANGEYASFANMDALDITIPHSSTANYSGQARLVTKDFAYTCHGTGADEIAVAQRMPIAQRYYLSIESTDLEKIICVSYEQASDIQKNLCARVNASGTL; encoded by the coding sequence ATGAAGAATAAAAAAGCCTTTACTCTTATTGAATTATTAGTAGTGGTGCTGATTATCGGCGTTTTATCTGCTATTGCGTTGCCGCAGTATGAAAAAGCCGTAGAAAAAGCACGTATGGCTGAGGCTTTTATACTACTGCGTGCCATTCGGGATGCACAAATACGTTATTATTTGGCTAACGGAGAATATGCTTCCTTTGCAAATATGGACGCACTGGATATAACCATTCCTCATAGCAGTACAGCAAACTATAGTGGACAGGCACGTTTGGTAACTAAAGATTTTGCTTATACTTGTCATGGAACTGGCGCCGACGAAATTGCAGTAGCACAACGTATGCCTATAGCCCAACGTTATTATCTGTCTATAGAGAGCACGGATTTAGAAAAAATAATTTGTGTTTCTTACGAACAAGCCAGTGATATACAGAAAAATTTATGCGCACGGGTAAATGCTTCCGGCACCTTGTAA
- a CDS encoding flavin reductase, which translates to MAKTSLADGLSFITYGLYIVTTHWQGKDNGLIVNTAFQVTAEPARVAISVNKGSLTHDLILQSRVFAAMPLEQKTDLPFIGRFGFRTGRTFDKMAGLSIKRGSLGTPIVLDHTLSFLEVAVDQVIDEGTHTLFIGEVKDGGCMHPRSDEPLTYEYYHTVIKGKTPKGATHS; encoded by the coding sequence ATGGCGAAAACTTCTTTAGCAGACGGATTGTCTTTTATTACGTACGGTTTATATATTGTGACTACCCATTGGCAAGGTAAAGACAATGGACTAATCGTCAATACGGCCTTTCAAGTAACGGCCGAGCCGGCACGCGTGGCCATTTCCGTCAATAAAGGCAGTTTAACACATGATTTGATTTTGCAGAGCCGTGTTTTTGCGGCGATGCCGTTGGAGCAAAAAACAGATTTACCTTTTATCGGGCGGTTTGGTTTTCGCACCGGACGTACCTTCGATAAAATGGCCGGCCTCTCTATCAAAAGGGGTTCTTTGGGAACGCCGATTGTGCTTGATCATACGCTGAGTTTCTTAGAAGTGGCGGTGGATCAGGTAATAGATGAGGGGACGCACACGCTGTTTATTGGAGAGGTCAAAGACGGCGGTTGTATGCATCCGCGCAGCGACGAGCCGTTGACCTATGAGTATTATCATACGGTGATTAAAGGTAAAACGCCCAAAGGGGCAACGCATAGTTAA
- a CDS encoding DUF721 domain-containing protein, whose translation MKFGSKPREIWKKPAELNGKFNRLNNQLNRLMVLDHVWNKLIGTKQRFWKLKAVKGNVLYVAVQLAVAKNELTVKKETLINELNKYFDKPWIKKIEIVSDLGDTHE comes from the coding sequence GTGAAATTTGGATCTAAACCGCGTGAAATTTGGAAAAAGCCTGCGGAATTAAACGGAAAATTTAATCGGTTAAATAATCAATTAAACCGTTTAATGGTGTTAGATCATGTATGGAATAAATTAATAGGAACAAAACAACGTTTTTGGAAACTAAAAGCTGTTAAAGGAAATGTACTATATGTTGCGGTACAATTAGCCGTTGCTAAAAATGAATTAACAGTAAAAAAAGAAACATTAATCAACGAACTAAATAAATATTTTGATAAACCGTGGATTAAAAAAATAGAAATTGTCAGTGATTTAGGAGACACGCATGAGTGA
- a CDS encoding glycosyltransferase gives MKILYVCTTTDRGGAETALYRLALAAKQEGHEVKIVSLKPLGVLATQLKQAGFSVVSLDLQGKFRPIQTTGALARLLKEIEQFRPDIVHAFLYRAIQLCRLARRKTPFILITSAHYNPAKLSFWKRLIDRGLKTEDTISTAESYSTEQYLINKQKYPSGQVRLISNGIDPTVFAPNPAEREKYRNAYGFSDQEVVFCCVARLSKEKNHQLLLQSFAAVHAKNPQTRLVLVGDGPEKPVLEAFLAKKGLNEPVLWAGDTKDVKPFLWAADVFVLPSLVESLPLALLEASLCGLPAIVSKAGDMPQAVIHGETGFVFNGKDPVLLSALMAELIENKALRQKMGENSRTRTIKKYPQPEKIYLKLYKEVK, from the coding sequence ATGAAGATTTTATATGTATGCACTACGACGGACCGCGGCGGAGCGGAAACGGCTTTATACCGTCTGGCTTTGGCGGCAAAACAAGAAGGCCACGAAGTAAAAATTGTTTCCTTAAAACCGTTAGGCGTGCTGGCTACACAATTAAAGCAAGCGGGTTTTTCCGTCGTATCGTTAGATTTGCAGGGCAAATTCCGTCCGATACAAACGACCGGTGCTTTGGCCAGACTACTCAAAGAAATAGAGCAGTTCCGCCCGGATATTGTGCATGCATTTTTATATCGCGCGATACAACTGTGCCGCTTGGCCCGTCGGAAAACTCCTTTTATTTTGATCACATCTGCGCATTATAATCCGGCCAAATTATCTTTTTGGAAAAGATTAATTGACAGAGGACTTAAGACGGAAGATACCATTAGCACCGCCGAATCTTACAGTACAGAGCAGTATTTAATTAATAAACAAAAATATCCGTCGGGGCAGGTGCGTTTGATTTCAAACGGGATAGATCCGACTGTTTTTGCCCCCAATCCCGCGGAAAGAGAAAAATACAGAAACGCGTACGGATTTTCAGACCAAGAGGTTGTTTTTTGTTGCGTAGCGCGGCTGTCAAAAGAAAAAAATCATCAATTATTATTGCAAAGTTTTGCCGCGGTGCATGCCAAAAATCCACAAACGCGCCTTGTGCTGGTAGGGGATGGGCCCGAAAAACCTGTTTTAGAGGCGTTTTTGGCAAAAAAGGGCTTAAATGAGCCCGTTTTGTGGGCTGGCGACACCAAGGATGTAAAACCGTTTTTATGGGCCGCGGATGTGTTTGTGTTGCCCTCTTTAGTAGAGAGTTTGCCGCTTGCCCTGTTGGAAGCATCCTTGTGCGGATTGCCGGCGATTGTCAGCAAGGCGGGAGATATGCCGCAAGCGGTAATTCATGGGGAAACCGGATTTGTGTTTAATGGGAAAGACCCGGTTTTATTAAGCGCGCTGATGGCGGAACTTATTGAAAACAAGGCCCTGCGCCAAAAAATGGGTGAAAATTCTCGTACGCGTACGATAAAAAAATACCCTCAACCTGAAAAAATATATTTGAAATTATATAAAGAGGTAAAATAG
- the dnaN gene encoding DNA polymerase III subunit beta, whose amino-acid sequence MKINITKETLLEGIQVISSGTSSRTTLPILHNFLMETQGSKVKLVRTDMEMATVHYITAEVEEEGSLTVPMKEFSDIIKNLPDGKEINLYTGENNKFHIKSGKSKFWVIGTPKSEYPAIPEIEKTGSLVLSPLSLQTMVDKTAFSASTQETRYILNGLLWNNTKEQFEIVATDGGRLAVASHPALPDSGEFKIIIPTKILNEVVRFISLAKPDKDTQIKVNVASNQVSFEIKETTFISRLIEGNFPNYKQVIPTKKNISFEVFTKELLASTRRAALCSGEFGSTVKFHMEENSMTISSTSQNMEFTDELPINYTQEPFDCAFNPQYIIDVLKNVGTEKVSFSFINSSQPVLIEPVEKADLKYVIMPVRI is encoded by the coding sequence ATGAAAATAAATATAACTAAAGAAACGCTGTTAGAAGGTATTCAAGTTATTTCTTCGGGCACCTCTTCCCGTACTACGCTGCCTATCTTGCATAATTTTTTAATGGAAACACAGGGATCTAAAGTAAAATTAGTTCGTACAGATATGGAAATGGCTACTGTTCACTATATTACGGCTGAAGTGGAAGAAGAAGGTAGTTTAACTGTACCGATGAAAGAATTCTCCGATATTATTAAAAATCTACCGGACGGAAAAGAAATTAATTTATATACCGGGGAAAATAATAAATTTCATATTAAATCAGGTAAAAGTAAATTTTGGGTGATTGGTACCCCTAAATCCGAATATCCCGCTATTCCGGAAATTGAGAAAACAGGCAGTTTAGTATTAAGCCCTTTATCTTTACAAACGATGGTAGATAAAACGGCCTTTTCTGCTTCGACTCAAGAAACCCGCTATATTTTAAATGGTTTATTATGGAATAATACCAAAGAACAATTTGAAATTGTAGCTACAGACGGAGGCCGTTTAGCAGTTGCTTCTCATCCGGCTTTACCCGACAGCGGCGAATTTAAAATTATTATTCCAACTAAAATCTTAAATGAAGTAGTACGTTTTATTTCCTTAGCTAAGCCGGATAAAGATACCCAAATTAAAGTAAATGTGGCTTCTAACCAAGTTAGTTTTGAAATCAAAGAAACCACTTTTATTTCTCGATTAATTGAAGGAAATTTTCCGAACTACAAACAAGTAATTCCTACCAAGAAAAATATTTCTTTTGAAGTTTTTACCAAAGAATTATTGGCATCTACCCGTCGGGCTGCTTTGTGCTCTGGAGAATTTGGCAGTACTGTAAAATTTCATATGGAAGAGAATAGTATGACTATTTCTTCTACTTCTCAGAATATGGAATTTACAGACGAATTACCTATTAACTATACACAAGAGCCGTTCGACTGCGCTTTTAATCCTCAATACATTATTGATGTACTGAAAAATGTGGGAACCGAAAAAGTATCTTTTTCTTTCATTAATTCTTCTCAGCCGGTACTGATTGAACCTGTAGAAAAGGCTGACTTAAAATATGTAATTATGCCGGTGAGAATTTAA
- a CDS encoding desulfoferrodoxin: MAKLHDIYKCKVCGQMIEVVHEGAGALICCGQPMQHQAAGTTDGAAEKHVPVIEKIEGGYKVKVGSVAHPMIDVHWIEFIELICEKCGKVQRKYLKPGDAPEAVFKTDAQQVTAREYCNIHGLWEAKN, translated from the coding sequence ATGGCTAAATTACATGATATTTATAAATGCAAAGTTTGCGGACAAATGATAGAGGTAGTACACGAAGGTGCCGGAGCATTAATTTGCTGTGGTCAGCCCATGCAACATCAGGCAGCAGGCACTACGGACGGCGCGGCTGAAAAACATGTGCCGGTCATTGAAAAAATTGAAGGCGGTTATAAAGTAAAAGTGGGTAGCGTAGCCCACCCGATGATAGACGTGCATTGGATAGAATTTATTGAACTGATTTGTGAAAAATGCGGTAAAGTACAACGCAAATACTTAAAACCGGGCGACGCGCCGGAAGCTGTTTTTAAGACGGATGCGCAACAAGTTACCGCCAGAGAATATTGTAATATACATGGCCTATGGGAGGCCAAAAATTAA
- the dnaA gene encoding chromosomal replication initiator protein DnaA, with the protein MDILASSEKLAPIFKELETILGKDTYDMWLRPAVFQLNDNILTIQIPNQFWQKTIQSRYEHIIQDAFLKHQGLAITVSYVIQEIKDPVQSVLDAATTIDTPAPAPVIKKNPFPSRLNEAFRFDNFIESPSNRFAYKIAQAVANQVGDRSHNPLFIYSTPGLGKTHLLHAIGNQICQNNPNAKVLYMAAEEFVAEYVEAIPTQSMEAFRRKYRSLDCLLMDDIQFVAGKSDKVSVQEFFYTFNALFESGKQIVLASDRTPQQLDLDERLSSRLLSGPSCEIKKPYLETRIAILRQKRDTIHFDIGDDVIAFIAEGIQTNIRELEGAFYKLVSYCSTHNVIPTIAIARELLADILIQEEKRMAINVETIKKIVGKHFKISIDDFESKRKTQSVAWPRQIAMFLCTELTDMSLPEIGREFKRDHSTVVHARDLVKEKIQNDPFFAAEINQMISDMKSVDNH; encoded by the coding sequence GTGGATATACTTGCTTCTAGCGAAAAACTCGCCCCTATTTTCAAAGAATTAGAAACAATTTTAGGAAAAGATACCTATGATATGTGGTTGCGGCCAGCTGTTTTTCAGCTGAACGATAACATACTTACTATACAAATTCCAAATCAATTTTGGCAAAAAACAATTCAATCCCGTTACGAACATATCATTCAAGATGCTTTCTTGAAACATCAAGGATTGGCTATTACCGTTTCATACGTAATCCAAGAAATTAAAGACCCTGTGCAGTCTGTGTTAGACGCCGCAACGACGATAGACACGCCTGCGCCGGCTCCTGTTATTAAGAAAAATCCTTTTCCGTCCCGCTTAAACGAAGCTTTCCGGTTTGATAATTTTATTGAATCTCCTTCAAACCGTTTTGCGTACAAAATTGCACAAGCGGTGGCTAACCAGGTAGGAGATCGCTCTCATAATCCTTTATTTATTTATTCAACTCCGGGACTTGGAAAAACCCACTTATTGCATGCTATCGGAAACCAAATTTGTCAAAATAATCCCAATGCCAAGGTATTATATATGGCAGCCGAAGAATTTGTGGCAGAATATGTAGAAGCTATTCCGACTCAATCTATGGAAGCTTTCCGTCGGAAATACCGTTCACTGGACTGTCTGCTAATGGATGATATTCAATTTGTAGCCGGAAAATCAGACAAAGTAAGCGTACAAGAATTTTTCTATACCTTTAATGCTTTATTTGAAAGCGGAAAACAAATCGTGTTAGCTTCGGATCGTACGCCACAACAATTAGATTTAGACGAACGTTTATCTTCTCGTTTATTATCGGGTCCTTCTTGTGAAATTAAAAAACCGTATTTAGAAACCCGTATTGCTATTTTACGTCAAAAAAGAGATACTATTCATTTTGATATTGGCGATGATGTAATTGCTTTTATTGCCGAAGGCATTCAAACTAATATTCGGGAACTGGAAGGTGCTTTTTATAAATTAGTTTCTTACTGCAGTACCCATAATGTAATTCCTACCATTGCGATTGCACGCGAACTACTGGCCGATATTTTAATTCAAGAAGAAAAACGTATGGCCATTAACGTAGAAACCATTAAAAAAATAGTGGGAAAACATTTCAAAATAAGTATAGATGATTTTGAATCTAAACGAAAAACACAATCTGTTGCATGGCCGCGCCAAATAGCGATGTTCTTATGTACAGAACTGACGGATATGTCTCTACCGGAAATAGGACGAGAATTTAAGAGAGATCATAGTACCGTCGTACATGCACGAGATTTGGTAAAAGAGAAAATTCAAAATGATCCGTTTTTTGCCGCTGAAATCAATCAAATGATCAGCGATATGAAATCTGTGGATAATCATTAA
- a CDS encoding rubredoxin: MKYVCEICGYVYDPAVGDPDHGIAAGTKWEDIPADWVCPVCGVGKDQFKPAE, from the coding sequence ATGAAATATGTGTGCGAAATATGTGGTTATGTATATGACCCGGCAGTAGGCGATCCGGACCACGGCATTGCCGCCGGTACCAAGTGGGAAGATATCCCCGCCGATTGGGTGTGCCCCGTCTGTGGCGTCGGCAAGGACCAATTCAAACCGGCAGAATAA
- the gyrB gene encoding DNA topoisomerase (ATP-hydrolyzing) subunit B, whose product MSEEEKKNYDSSKIQVLEGLEAVRKRPAMYIGSTGLPGLHHLVYEVVDNSVDEILAGGATTIKVVIKDNMTCSVEDDGRGIPVDLMTGAKDPKLRKKSALEVVMTVLHAGGKFDSGAYKVSGGLHGVGVSCVNALSESTEVQVKKNGKIYRQQYKRGKAVTDVEEIGTTNEHGTKVTFTADKEIFGDVSFVYETIANRLRELAFLNAGVKILFTDERGEEAKSVTFHFEGGISQFAKYLNTNKTVINPEPIYLSKTVGDNYISFAIQYNEGYSENVFSFVNNINTIEGGTHLSGFRSSLTRLINEYIKNNNLAKQHKDLSVSGDDIKEGLAAVLSVKIPHPQFEGQTKTKLGNSEIEGIVRSMVTETLSTFFEENPKTARAICEKCMNAAQAREAARKARDLTRRKGAFEGGGLPGKLADCQERDSSKCEIFLVEGDSAGGSAKQGRDRVFQAILPLRGKILNVEKAPLVKILSSDTVRDLIAAVGTGVGEGEGGFDISKLRYHKIILMADADVDGQHISTLLLTFFYRQLRPLIEQGHVYLAQPPLYKVKKGKVEQYLQTEEQMQQWLMKEGLSTVTVTGKDGVKLEGKKLADMLKVLRDIEEVLAMLEVKNITLKDFQAFLAEGRVPVYRIPLTSGGFKYFFDESEYRAYAEEYVLEKKEELMADGVDAESLDEEALQPEHQSLFEFGKLLACEKKLENFGFTFAQYPKVENEKERVHPLFTVNSGKTDVLVFSLAELLKAVKDAAASGASIQRYKGLGEMNPEQLWETTMDPAKRKLIQVKINDVTDTEHAFTMLMGDKVEPRRDFIQSHALEVKNLDI is encoded by the coding sequence ATGAGTGAAGAAGAAAAGAAAAATTATGATTCCTCTAAAATTCAAGTTTTAGAAGGATTAGAAGCTGTCCGTAAACGTCCTGCTATGTATATCGGTTCAACCGGACTGCCGGGCTTGCATCACTTAGTATATGAGGTAGTAGATAACTCTGTAGACGAAATTTTGGCCGGCGGTGCTACCACCATTAAAGTCGTTATCAAAGACAATATGACTTGTTCTGTAGAAGACGACGGACGTGGTATTCCGGTAGATTTAATGACGGGCGCAAAAGATCCTAAATTACGCAAGAAAAGTGCTTTGGAAGTAGTAATGACCGTATTACATGCCGGTGGTAAATTTGACAGCGGTGCTTATAAAGTGTCCGGCGGTTTGCATGGGGTGGGTGTATCTTGTGTGAACGCTTTGTCTGAAAGCACGGAAGTACAAGTTAAAAAGAATGGAAAAATTTATCGTCAACAATATAAACGCGGTAAAGCCGTAACAGACGTGGAAGAAATAGGTACAACCAATGAACACGGTACTAAAGTTACCTTTACAGCCGATAAAGAAATTTTTGGGGATGTGTCTTTTGTATATGAAACCATTGCCAATCGCTTGCGCGAACTGGCTTTTTTAAATGCCGGTGTGAAAATTTTATTTACCGACGAACGCGGTGAAGAAGCTAAAAGCGTTACCTTCCATTTTGAAGGCGGTATTTCCCAGTTTGCTAAATACTTAAATACCAATAAAACGGTCATCAATCCCGAACCGATTTATTTGAGCAAAACCGTCGGAGATAATTATATTTCTTTCGCTATTCAATACAACGAAGGATATAGTGAAAACGTGTTCTCCTTTGTTAATAACATTAACACTATTGAAGGCGGTACACACCTCTCCGGTTTCCGCTCTTCTTTAACCCGTTTGATTAACGAATATATCAAAAATAATAATTTAGCTAAACAACACAAAGATTTATCCGTTAGCGGGGATGATATTAAAGAAGGGTTGGCTGCGGTATTATCTGTTAAAATTCCGCATCCGCAATTTGAAGGGCAGACCAAAACCAAGTTGGGTAACTCCGAAATTGAAGGTATTGTCCGCTCGATGGTAACGGAGACGTTATCTACTTTCTTTGAAGAAAACCCCAAAACCGCGCGCGCCATTTGTGAAAAATGTATGAATGCGGCTCAAGCGCGTGAAGCGGCCCGTAAAGCGCGTGATTTAACTCGGCGCAAAGGGGCTTTTGAAGGCGGCGGACTGCCCGGTAAACTAGCCGATTGCCAAGAGCGCGACAGCAGCAAATGCGAAATTTTCCTCGTAGAAGGAGACTCTGCCGGTGGTTCTGCTAAACAAGGGCGTGACCGTGTATTTCAGGCGATTTTGCCGTTGCGCGGCAAAATTTTGAACGTAGAAAAAGCCCCGCTGGTGAAAATTTTGTCCAGCGATACCGTGCGTGATTTAATTGCAGCCGTTGGTACGGGCGTAGGCGAAGGCGAAGGCGGTTTTGATATTTCTAAACTGCGCTACCACAAAATTATTTTGATGGCTGATGCTGACGTGGACGGACAACATATTTCCACGCTGCTCTTAACCTTCTTCTACCGCCAATTGCGTCCGCTGATTGAACAAGGTCACGTTTATTTGGCACAACCTCCTCTCTATAAAGTGAAAAAAGGAAAAGTAGAGCAGTATTTGCAGACCGAAGAACAAATGCAACAATGGTTGATGAAAGAAGGTCTTTCTACCGTAACCGTTACCGGAAAAGACGGCGTAAAATTAGAAGGTAAAAAATTGGCCGATATGCTCAAGGTATTGCGTGATATCGAGGAAGTGTTGGCTATGTTAGAAGTCAAAAATATTACGCTCAAAGATTTCCAAGCCTTTTTGGCGGAAGGCCGTGTGCCGGTATATCGCATTCCGCTCACCAGCGGTGGATTTAAGTATTTCTTTGATGAATCCGAATACCGTGCTTATGCCGAAGAATATGTCTTAGAAAAGAAAGAAGAACTGATGGCAGATGGGGTGGATGCGGAATCCTTAGATGAAGAGGCCCTGCAGCCCGAACACCAAAGTTTGTTTGAGTTTGGTAAATTACTGGCCTGTGAAAAGAAATTAGAAAACTTCGGCTTTACCTTTGCTCAATATCCGAAAGTGGAAAATGAAAAGGAACGTGTACATCCCTTATTTACCGTCAATAGTGGCAAGACAGACGTGCTCGTATTTAGTTTGGCCGAATTGTTAAAAGCAGTCAAAGATGCGGCTGCCAGCGGTGCCTCTATTCAGCGCTATAAAGGTCTGGGGGAAATGAACCCAGAACAATTGTGGGAAACCACCATGGACCCGGCCAAACGCAAATTGATCCAAGTCAAGATTAATGACGTAACCGATACGGAACATGCGTTTACGATGCTAATGGGGGACAAAGTAGAACCCCGCCGCGATTTTATTCAATCGCACGCCTTAGAGGTAAAGAATTTGGACATTTAG
- a CDS encoding FprA family A-type flavoprotein encodes MQAVKISDKVYWVGAIDWNIRDFHGYSTTRGTTYNAFLILSEKPTLIDTVKKEFFPEMMARISSVIDPKKIEIIISNHAEMDHSGALPQTVAAVAPQVIYASDMGVKNLQAQLHPSFEIKAVKTGDKIDVGGDTISFVEARMLHWPDSMFSYLEKENVLFTNDVFGMHLATSKLFDDENDEHTWLYEAEKYYANIVLPYSDIVLRFLDTVKKLNLSPKMIAPDHGFIWRKNPAKIIDLYAKWATQAPTNKAVVVYDTMWGSTEKMAAYVADGLRQGGTEVKVMSMHACHRSEVMKELLDSSALLIGAPVLNSEIFPAMADVLCYAKGLKKKHLIGGAFGSYGWNPAPVNALAEWLKSAQIEQVAPVVTSKFAPTEEILKACTELGKTVSQKLTEKLK; translated from the coding sequence ATGCAAGCCGTTAAAATTTCTGACAAAGTATATTGGGTAGGAGCTATTGATTGGAATATTCGGGATTTTCATGGTTATTCCACGACGCGCGGTACGACGTACAATGCTTTTTTGATTTTAAGCGAAAAGCCTACCTTGATTGATACAGTTAAAAAAGAATTTTTTCCGGAAATGATGGCACGTATTTCCAGTGTAATAGATCCGAAAAAAATTGAAATTATTATTTCAAATCACGCGGAGATGGATCACTCGGGCGCTTTGCCTCAAACGGTGGCTGCCGTAGCGCCACAGGTGATTTATGCTTCCGACATGGGCGTGAAAAATTTACAAGCGCAATTACACCCCTCTTTTGAAATAAAAGCGGTAAAAACCGGCGATAAAATAGATGTCGGCGGCGACACGATTTCTTTTGTGGAAGCACGTATGCTGCACTGGCCCGATAGTATGTTTTCTTATTTGGAAAAGGAAAACGTACTGTTCACCAACGATGTATTTGGTATGCATTTAGCTACCAGCAAATTATTTGACGACGAGAATGATGAACACACGTGGCTCTATGAAGCAGAAAAATACTATGCCAATATCGTACTGCCTTATTCCGATATCGTGTTGCGTTTCTTAGACACAGTAAAAAAATTGAATTTATCTCCGAAGATGATTGCACCGGACCATGGATTTATTTGGCGTAAAAATCCGGCCAAAATTATTGATTTATATGCCAAATGGGCGACCCAAGCCCCTACCAATAAGGCCGTGGTCGTTTATGACACCATGTGGGGCAGTACAGAAAAAATGGCCGCGTACGTGGCTGACGGACTGCGCCAAGGCGGCACGGAAGTAAAAGTAATGTCTATGCACGCCTGTCACCGCAGCGAAGTGATGAAAGAATTATTAGACAGCAGTGCGTTATTAATAGGGGCTCCGGTTCTAAACTCGGAAATTTTTCCGGCTATGGCAGACGTATTATGCTATGCAAAAGGTCTTAAGAAAAAACATTTAATCGGCGGAGCTTTTGGTTCTTACGGATGGAATCCGGCTCCGGTAAATGCGTTGGCAGAGTGGCTGAAATCGGCCCAGATAGAACAAGTGGCTCCGGTGGTCACTTCTAAATTTGCCCCGACGGAAGAAATTTTGAAAGCCTGCACGGAACTGGGCAAAACAGTCAGTCAAAAATTAACAGAAAAATTAAAATAA
- the lepB gene encoding signal peptidase I, which yields MWLILGCAYYIISFIVDNTNPVLLNTGISIKKILTWVAIFGIGVYGFFYALKGQAERRDKIIKANMDWANTVYFAGFVASIVMFFFIQAFKIPSASMYNTLQIGDHLFVNKAVYGFRIPLTQIRFGQFKPIQKGDIIVFLFPAATKDQINCGGPQYGRDYVKRIVAMPGDKVEIKKGGLYINDQKEPLHGYEVFRITNRLEPVVSVGDSSDKNLFQIPQEVYQQLWESRKLEHELGISLRDNFGPVVIPEGQYFAMGDNRDDSCDSRFWGPVPRENIKGTAWFIHWPLKRIRLIH from the coding sequence TTGTGGTTAATTTTAGGTTGTGCCTATTATATAATTAGCTTCATCGTCGACAACACAAATCCGGTACTGTTAAATACAGGCATTTCTATCAAAAAAATATTGACTTGGGTAGCGATTTTCGGAATCGGTGTATATGGATTTTTTTATGCACTTAAAGGACAAGCGGAACGAAGAGATAAAATAATCAAAGCTAATATGGACTGGGCCAATACGGTCTATTTTGCCGGATTTGTGGCTTCCATTGTAATGTTCTTTTTTATACAAGCCTTCAAAATCCCGTCCGCCTCTATGTATAATACCTTACAAATAGGGGATCATCTGTTTGTAAATAAAGCGGTCTATGGGTTTCGCATTCCCCTTACCCAAATTCGCTTTGGACAATTCAAGCCTATTCAAAAAGGGGATATTATTGTCTTTTTATTCCCGGCCGCAACAAAAGATCAAATTAACTGCGGAGGCCCGCAATATGGCAGAGACTATGTAAAACGGATAGTAGCTATGCCCGGAGATAAAGTAGAGATAAAGAAAGGGGGCTTATATATCAATGACCAAAAAGAGCCTCTCCATGGATATGAGGTTTTTCGGATAACAAATCGTTTGGAACCGGTAGTAAGTGTAGGGGATTCTTCTGATAAAAACCTCTTTCAAATTCCCCAAGAGGTTTATCAGCAATTGTGGGAGAGCCGGAAACTGGAGCATGAGTTGGGTATCTCTTTAAGAGATAATTTCGGTCCGGTTGTTATTCCGGAAGGACAGTATTTCGCTATGGGAGATAACCGAGACGACTCCTGTGACTCCCGTTTTTGGGGCCCCGTACCGCGTGAAAATATCAAAGGAACGGCTTGGTTTATCCACTGGCCGCTTAAACGAATTCGTCTTATCCATTAA